From a region of the Paraburkholderia caribensis genome:
- a CDS encoding four-carbon acid sugar kinase family protein, producing the protein MKILILADDLSGAADCAIGFASAGHRTVVTLEATRTPAHDGADTIAVDTDTRRLTPRDAAARTSAAYAEMSARDQRLYKKIDSTLRGNWAAEVAGLQALAGMAIVAPAFPATGRTVREGRVFVHGEPLEQTATWKLEHAGVPAGIAAQLEAAGLTTDRLDAEALAGEPETLAVCIGAMAANGVQALIVDTQSEAALRALARATLQSDAAFFWVGSGGLAREIAALDSHADAEGRKSGSGTFPGGPILILVGSLSAVSERQCAMLRERGGVEELIVPPVVLREGERHRDWRALREQIGVSLQAGVDLLLRIGRDDAFDPAEGAQLSAALAALVEPHFTKTGGLIATGGETARAMLAAARIGNLQLLAEVEAGVAVARPLDATRAHCPGVVTKAGAFGTDHALYAAWLTLRNETERDVVSH; encoded by the coding sequence ATGAAGATTCTGATTCTCGCGGACGACCTGTCGGGCGCCGCGGACTGCGCGATCGGTTTCGCGAGCGCGGGGCATCGGACGGTCGTCACACTGGAGGCGACGCGCACGCCCGCGCACGACGGCGCGGACACGATCGCCGTCGATACCGACACGCGCCGTCTCACGCCTCGCGATGCAGCGGCACGCACGTCGGCGGCGTACGCCGAGATGAGCGCGCGCGATCAGCGGCTCTACAAGAAAATCGATTCGACGCTGCGCGGCAACTGGGCAGCGGAAGTCGCCGGTTTGCAGGCGCTGGCGGGCATGGCAATCGTCGCACCGGCATTTCCGGCGACAGGCCGCACGGTACGCGAAGGCCGTGTGTTCGTGCACGGCGAGCCGCTCGAACAGACGGCCACATGGAAGCTCGAGCATGCGGGCGTTCCCGCCGGCATCGCGGCGCAACTCGAAGCCGCCGGTCTGACAACGGACCGGCTCGACGCCGAGGCGCTCGCGGGCGAACCCGAAACGCTCGCGGTATGCATCGGCGCAATGGCGGCGAACGGCGTACAGGCGTTGATCGTCGATACACAAAGCGAGGCGGCGCTGCGCGCGCTGGCCCGCGCCACGCTGCAAAGCGATGCGGCGTTCTTCTGGGTTGGATCGGGCGGGCTCGCGCGCGAGATCGCGGCGCTCGATTCCCATGCCGATGCTGAAGGACGCAAGTCCGGCAGCGGCACGTTTCCCGGCGGGCCGATCCTGATTCTGGTCGGCAGCCTGTCGGCTGTCAGCGAGCGTCAATGCGCGATGCTGCGCGAGCGCGGCGGCGTCGAGGAACTGATCGTGCCGCCCGTCGTGCTGCGCGAAGGCGAGCGTCATCGTGACTGGCGCGCGCTGCGGGAACAGATCGGCGTATCGCTGCAGGCGGGTGTCGATCTGCTGCTGCGCATCGGCCGCGACGACGCGTTCGATCCCGCCGAAGGCGCGCAGCTGTCGGCGGCGCTCGCGGCGCTGGTCGAGCCGCATTTCACCAAAACGGGCGGCCTGATCGCGACGGGCGGCGAGACCGCGCGCGCAATGCTGGCCGCCGCGCGTATCGGCAATCTGCAGTTGCTGGCCGAAGTCGAAGCAGGCGTCGCGGTGGCGAGGCCGCTCGACGCGACCCGCGCGCATTGTCCCGGCGTCGTGACGAAGGCGGGCGCTTTCGGCACCGATCACGCGCTGTATGCCGCATGGTTGACCCTGCGCAATGAAACCGAACGCGACGTCGTTTCACACTGA
- a CDS encoding ATP-binding protein, with protein MNTMRNCCIKLCWLLGAMLAAASADSVAQKPPHERPPSVVTVGVGGGGLPPITIVNDGQLSGAAVDILKATLDPSAQVRVVTFPDQQSVTAAACAGSIDVVLTVQMPIVARRCLLLSQPYFDADFVVVGRAAEAARNGTAPRLTGKRIAVEVGTYIEQVSRERYPDATFVQVRSEQEGLRAVQRKQADVLITLLPVADYLLSQPEFAGLAEINRYRETESSIHFGFPHSRKALRDSIDERLGALPDDVRQRILSRWMSAGPISRETAGPFFLTDDERAWLRTLPPLRVAVDNGLPPYSYVDDSGQTHGMAQDYLRYLSNQLGISFIRAHEASLDAAVDALQAGDLDMNAVAILRDPALRGVPVSRPYATFPVVAVGRIDAPALSQMRDLDSKRVAVTEGGGLRGLVMAAAPKARIVVVPDVAAGMNAVAEGNADLYVDDLATAHYMLQRMHGGNLRIVGSGGAALQTGFAVAPKLAVRLMPLIDRALAALPDTERLAIQNRYFGANYELGPSWKDIAMRFAPIALALLAVIAVLWRSRRVLHKEARERREAELRLIDVTSQLPATAFQYRQGNGGGSKILWLSGNTVDMFGKTSAELQASPGSVLASVHPDDRADLEREARNAMHTLAPVSRELRVQRHGAYRWTRLHAVPHRVEQGDLVWNGYWSDAEEQHQHAVALAEARDAAQQASRAKSEFLAAMSHEIRTPMSAVLGLIELLAHSNLRPDQAVKVKLISQAAESLLQILNDILDYSKIEAGKIALERGPVDIRDLCTSTFALFFWRAQEKRLKLVLCIDAAIAPVVWSDGVRLRQILFNLLSNAIKFTSEGSIRLDVELAGETNEGNEGHEGDGRQTIVWRVSDTGIGISPDQRARLFQPFVQAEASTTRRFGGTGLGLTISRRLVAMLGGTIGMSGEVGRGTQVEFRIPLEVNQSRFQSYPLAGITVGLRVREASVLRSLTQALQTFGGTVAILDPDAALSPDSLPADCRLIIDDQLTAQSPPANPPLVQGTPKSAVQMQVGGIPVVPTTAVTKSSGYDRMGEVCYLCVYPVTLGGVAAVCNAVLHGDAELGLESAASALAPAAPRSRADALRDHALILIAEDNAINRHLLRQQLELLGCTCDTVEDGVQALKAIASADYALLITDCHMPEMDGYTLATRVRERTGDARRMPIVGLTASVGREERDECLAAGMDECLYKPAKLNDLLACLTRFAPQCLQGHCALASDGRPASPVDAPRVTPHAPGPAAAAQPGELPDLDWDAINRSFGSTGRDEKLIDIIVQTMTTDADELEGMLGEAGPDVLRQWIHRVDGAASVLRYEPLKHALQTFRASVLTGDRALYMASGEQMLQQLRRITDHVARQV; from the coding sequence ATGAACACTATGCGGAACTGTTGTATCAAACTGTGCTGGCTCCTGGGCGCGATGCTCGCGGCAGCATCGGCCGATAGCGTTGCGCAGAAGCCGCCCCACGAGCGTCCGCCCTCCGTTGTCACGGTGGGCGTCGGGGGAGGCGGCCTGCCGCCCATCACGATTGTCAATGACGGCCAGCTTTCCGGCGCTGCGGTCGATATTCTGAAAGCCACGCTCGACCCGTCCGCGCAAGTGCGGGTCGTGACTTTCCCCGATCAGCAGTCGGTGACGGCGGCGGCCTGCGCCGGCTCCATCGACGTCGTGCTCACCGTGCAAATGCCCATCGTCGCGCGGCGCTGTCTGCTGCTGTCGCAGCCCTATTTCGATGCCGATTTCGTCGTGGTCGGGCGCGCGGCGGAGGCGGCGCGCAATGGCACAGCGCCTCGACTGACCGGCAAGCGCATCGCCGTGGAAGTGGGCACGTATATCGAGCAGGTGTCCCGCGAGCGCTATCCCGATGCGACGTTCGTGCAAGTGCGCAGTGAACAGGAGGGCTTGCGCGCCGTGCAGCGCAAGCAGGCGGATGTGTTGATCACGCTGCTGCCCGTCGCCGACTATCTGCTGTCGCAGCCGGAGTTCGCCGGACTGGCGGAAATCAACCGCTACCGCGAGACGGAAAGCAGCATCCATTTCGGCTTCCCTCATTCGCGCAAGGCGCTGCGCGACAGCATCGACGAGCGGCTCGGCGCGCTGCCTGACGACGTGCGTCAACGCATTCTGAGCCGCTGGATGAGCGCGGGTCCGATCTCCAGGGAAACCGCCGGGCCGTTTTTTCTCACTGACGACGAGCGCGCGTGGCTGCGTACGCTGCCGCCGCTGCGCGTGGCCGTGGACAACGGGCTTCCGCCCTACAGCTACGTCGACGACAGCGGCCAGACGCACGGCATGGCGCAGGACTATCTGCGCTATCTGTCGAACCAGCTGGGGATCAGCTTCATACGCGCCCATGAGGCGAGCCTCGACGCCGCCGTCGATGCGTTGCAGGCAGGGGATCTGGATATGAACGCCGTCGCGATTCTGCGCGATCCCGCCTTGCGCGGCGTGCCGGTGTCGCGCCCCTATGCGACGTTTCCGGTGGTCGCCGTGGGCCGCATCGACGCGCCTGCGTTGTCGCAGATGCGCGATCTCGACAGCAAACGGGTGGCCGTGACGGAGGGCGGCGGTCTACGCGGGCTGGTGATGGCGGCGGCGCCGAAAGCGCGCATCGTGGTGGTGCCCGACGTGGCGGCGGGCATGAACGCGGTCGCCGAGGGGAACGCCGATCTCTACGTCGACGACCTGGCGACGGCCCACTACATGCTGCAGCGCATGCATGGCGGCAATCTGCGCATCGTCGGCTCGGGCGGCGCGGCGCTGCAGACGGGCTTTGCCGTCGCGCCGAAGCTGGCTGTCCGGCTCATGCCGCTGATCGACCGCGCGCTGGCGGCCTTGCCCGACACCGAGCGGCTCGCGATCCAGAACCGCTACTTCGGCGCGAACTACGAGCTTGGGCCGTCGTGGAAAGATATCGCCATGCGCTTCGCACCCATTGCGCTGGCGCTGCTGGCCGTGATCGCCGTGCTGTGGCGCTCGCGCCGCGTGCTGCACAAGGAAGCGCGGGAACGGCGCGAAGCGGAGTTGCGGCTGATCGACGTCACCAGCCAGTTGCCGGCGACGGCGTTTCAGTATCGGCAGGGCAACGGCGGGGGCTCGAAGATTCTCTGGCTGAGCGGCAATACCGTCGACATGTTCGGCAAGACCAGCGCCGAACTGCAAGCGAGCCCGGGGTCGGTGCTCGCCTCCGTGCATCCCGACGACCGCGCCGATCTCGAACGCGAGGCGCGCAACGCCATGCACACACTCGCGCCCGTGAGCCGCGAACTGCGCGTGCAGCGCCACGGCGCGTACCGGTGGACCCGGCTGCACGCCGTGCCGCATCGGGTCGAGCAGGGCGATCTCGTCTGGAACGGTTACTGGAGCGACGCCGAAGAACAGCATCAGCATGCCGTCGCGCTGGCCGAGGCGCGCGATGCGGCGCAGCAGGCGTCGCGCGCGAAGAGCGAGTTTCTCGCGGCGATGAGCCATGAAATACGCACGCCGATGAGCGCCGTGCTGGGACTGATCGAACTGCTCGCGCACAGCAACCTGCGCCCCGACCAGGCGGTCAAGGTGAAGCTGATCTCGCAGGCGGCCGAATCGCTGCTGCAAATTCTCAACGACATTCTCGATTACTCGAAGATCGAAGCCGGCAAGATCGCGCTGGAGCGGGGGCCTGTCGATATCCGCGATCTGTGCACGAGCACGTTCGCGCTGTTTTTCTGGCGCGCCCAGGAGAAGCGGCTGAAACTGGTGCTGTGCATCGACGCGGCGATTGCGCCCGTGGTGTGGAGCGACGGCGTGCGGCTACGGCAGATTCTCTTCAACCTGCTCAGCAACGCGATCAAGTTCACCTCGGAAGGCAGTATCAGACTCGACGTCGAACTCGCGGGCGAAACCAATGAAGGCAACGAAGGCCACGAAGGCGACGGCAGGCAAACCATTGTCTGGCGCGTGAGCGACACGGGAATCGGCATCAGCCCGGATCAGCGGGCGCGCCTCTTTCAGCCGTTCGTGCAGGCCGAAGCCTCGACGACACGCCGCTTTGGCGGCACAGGTCTTGGCTTGACGATTTCACGGCGGCTGGTGGCCATGCTCGGCGGCACCATCGGCATGTCAGGCGAGGTGGGGCGCGGCACACAGGTGGAGTTCCGCATTCCGCTGGAAGTGAACCAAAGCAGGTTTCAGAGCTATCCGCTGGCTGGGATCACCGTCGGTCTGCGTGTTCGCGAAGCGTCTGTGCTGCGCAGCCTGACTCAGGCGCTGCAAACTTTCGGCGGCACGGTGGCGATCCTCGATCCTGATGCAGCGCTTTCCCCGGATAGCTTGCCGGCGGACTGCCGGCTGATTATCGACGACCAGCTGACAGCGCAAAGCCCGCCGGCGAATCCACCACTCGTGCAGGGCACGCCGAAAAGCGCGGTTCAGATGCAGGTGGGCGGCATTCCCGTCGTTCCCACGACTGCAGTCACCAAATCCAGCGGGTATGACCGCATGGGCGAGGTCTGCTACCTCTGCGTGTATCCCGTGACGCTCGGCGGCGTGGCTGCCGTATGCAATGCGGTCTTGCACGGGGACGCCGAACTGGGACTGGAATCCGCGGCATCGGCGCTCGCGCCCGCCGCGCCGCGCAGCCGCGCCGATGCGCTGCGCGATCACGCGCTCATCCTGATCGCCGAAGACAACGCGATCAACCGGCATCTGCTGCGGCAGCAACTGGAACTGCTCGGCTGCACGTGCGACACCGTCGAAGACGGCGTGCAGGCGCTGAAGGCGATCGCGTCGGCGGACTATGCGCTGCTCATCACCGACTGTCACATGCCCGAGATGGACGGCTACACACTGGCAACCCGCGTGCGCGAACGGACGGGTGACGCACGTCGCATGCCCATCGTCGGACTGACGGCGAGCGTGGGGCGGGAAGAGCGCGACGAGTGCCTGGCCGCCGGCATGGACGAATGCCTGTACAAGCCGGCCAAGCTCAACGACCTGCTTGCGTGCCTCACCCGGTTCGCGCCGCAGTGCCTGCAGGGGCACTGCGCGTTGGCGAGCGACGGACGGCCCGCGTCGCCGGTGGACGCGCCGCGCGTCACGCCTCATGCGCCGGGACCTGCCGCAGCGGCGCAGCCAGGCGAGCTGCCCGATCTCGACTGGGACGCGATCAATCGGAGCTTCGGCAGTACGGGGCGCGACGAGAAGCTGATAGACATCATCGTCCAGACCATGACGACGGATGCCGACGAGCTCGAAGGCATGCTCGGCGAAGCCGGGCCGGATGTCTTGCGGCAGTGGATTCATCGCGTGGACGGCGCGGCGTCCGTGCTCAGGTACGAACCGCTGAAGCATGCGCTGCAGACGTTTCGCGCCAGCGTGCTGACGGGCGACCGCGCGCTCTACATGGCATCGGGCGAGCAGATGCTGCAGCAGCTGCGGCGGATCACCGATCACGTCGCGCGTCAGGTGTAG
- a CDS encoding aldolase — protein MAHTLNVNTAAVARRAALDSDAVHTARIELAACFQLAAQHGLEEGVCNHFSAVVPGHDDLFFVNPYGFAFSEVTASRLLVCDFDGNVIEGDGSPEATAFYIHAQLHRAMPRVKAAFHTHMPNATALCLIEGPPLLWLGQTALKFYGRAAVDEHYNGLALDTSEGDRIAAAMGDADILFLKNHGVMVAGASIAEAWDDLYYLERAAEVQLKAMQSNRPLKAVPHEIAQRAYEQMRLGDKESARAHLDSGIRRLRDAGNRFET, from the coding sequence ATGGCACATACGCTCAACGTCAATACGGCCGCTGTCGCGCGTCGCGCCGCGCTCGACTCCGACGCGGTGCACACGGCCCGCATCGAACTGGCCGCGTGTTTTCAGCTCGCCGCGCAGCATGGCCTTGAAGAAGGCGTGTGCAATCATTTTTCCGCTGTCGTGCCGGGACATGACGATCTGTTCTTCGTCAATCCGTATGGCTTCGCGTTTTCGGAAGTCACCGCGTCGCGCCTGCTGGTCTGCGATTTCGACGGCAACGTGATCGAAGGCGACGGCAGCCCGGAAGCGACCGCGTTCTACATACACGCGCAGTTGCATCGGGCCATGCCGCGCGTGAAGGCCGCGTTTCATACGCATATGCCGAACGCGACCGCGTTGTGTCTGATCGAAGGACCGCCGCTGTTGTGGCTCGGACAAACGGCGCTGAAGTTCTACGGCCGCGCCGCCGTCGACGAGCACTACAACGGCCTCGCGCTCGATACATCCGAGGGCGACCGCATCGCGGCTGCCATGGGCGACGCGGACATCCTGTTTCTGAAGAACCACGGCGTGATGGTGGCGGGCGCAAGCATCGCCGAGGCGTGGGACGATCTGTATTACCTGGAGCGCGCCGCCGAAGTGCAACTCAAGGCGATGCAGAGCAACCGTCCGCTCAAGGCCGTGCCGCACGAGATCGCGCAGCGCGCGTACGAGCAGATGCGTCTGGGCGACAAGGAAAGCGCGCGGGCGCACCTCGACAGCGGCATACGGCGTCTGCGCGACGCGGGCAACCGCTTCGAGACATGA
- a CDS encoding haloacid dehalogenase type II, producing MSLGNTPRPSWLTFDCYGTLIQWDEGLLDAVTAILAGKQAAAIDPRAFIAVYDRHEHALEQTPPHRSFREVAGHALRIALEEFDLRADDNDIRLLTSRISAMPPFPEVTGTLHALKEAGYRLCIVSNTDDDVIAGNVAQLGGYIDRVITAQQAGAYKPDRRLFDYAHEQLGVSRDDVVHICASPHLDHAAARDIGFRCVWIDRGTGRQRLPDYTPDATLATLDRVPPLFASLGW from the coding sequence ATGTCACTCGGCAACACACCGCGCCCGTCGTGGCTGACCTTCGACTGCTACGGCACGCTGATTCAATGGGACGAAGGGCTGCTGGACGCCGTCACCGCGATCCTCGCGGGCAAGCAAGCCGCCGCGATCGATCCGCGTGCGTTCATCGCCGTCTACGACAGGCACGAGCACGCGCTGGAGCAGACGCCACCGCACCGCTCGTTCCGCGAAGTCGCGGGCCACGCGCTGCGCATCGCGCTGGAGGAATTCGATCTGCGCGCCGACGACAACGACATCCGCCTGCTGACCAGCCGCATCTCCGCGATGCCGCCCTTCCCCGAAGTGACGGGCACGCTGCACGCGCTGAAGGAAGCGGGCTACCGGCTGTGCATCGTGTCGAATACCGACGACGACGTGATCGCCGGCAACGTCGCGCAGCTTGGCGGCTATATCGACCGCGTGATTACCGCGCAGCAGGCAGGCGCCTACAAACCCGACCGGCGGCTTTTCGACTATGCTCACGAACAGCTAGGCGTATCGCGCGACGACGTGGTGCATATCTGCGCAAGCCCGCATCTGGATCACGCGGCGGCGCGCGACATCGGCTTTCGCTGCGTGTGGATAGACCGCGGCACGGGCCGCCAGCGTCTGCCCGACTACACGCCCGACGCCACGCTTGCGACGCTCGACCGGGTGCCGCCGCTGTTCGCGTCGCTCGGCTGGTGA
- a CDS encoding 2-keto-3-deoxygluconate permease translates to MVQIPIKRSIERIPGGMMIVPLLIGSLVATFLPGMPKFFGSFTNALFTGALPILAVFYVCMGASIDVKATPYLMKKGGALLVTKVGAAVIVGVILGHVLGEHPVSSGLFAGISTLAVVAAMNDTNGGLYMALMGQYGRSEDVGAYTLMSLESGPFLTMVTLGVAGLSAFPWQTLVGSILPLALGMLLGNLDREMRDFLAKAVPVMIPFFALALGAGLDLHKVWQAGLLGIGLGIAVVIVTGIPLYFADRLTGGTGVAGVAAANTAGNAAAVPALVAAANPVYNEAAQSATLLVAACVVVTAILSPILTAQVAKRYQQRQQGARTKNREGLAR, encoded by the coding sequence ATGGTTCAGATTCCCATCAAACGCTCGATCGAGCGCATCCCCGGCGGCATGATGATCGTGCCGCTGCTCATCGGCTCGCTGGTGGCGACGTTCCTGCCGGGCATGCCGAAGTTCTTCGGCTCGTTCACGAATGCGCTGTTCACGGGCGCGCTGCCCATCCTTGCCGTGTTCTATGTCTGCATGGGCGCGAGCATCGACGTGAAGGCCACGCCGTATCTGATGAAGAAGGGCGGCGCGCTGCTCGTGACGAAGGTGGGCGCAGCGGTGATCGTCGGCGTGATTCTCGGGCATGTGCTCGGCGAGCATCCCGTGTCGTCGGGCCTGTTCGCGGGTATCTCGACGCTCGCCGTGGTCGCGGCGATGAACGATACCAACGGCGGTCTCTACATGGCGCTGATGGGCCAGTATGGGCGCTCGGAAGACGTCGGCGCGTACACGCTGATGTCGCTCGAATCGGGTCCGTTCCTGACCATGGTGACGCTCGGCGTCGCCGGTCTGTCGGCGTTTCCGTGGCAGACGCTGGTGGGCAGCATTCTGCCGCTCGCGCTCGGCATGCTGCTCGGCAACCTGGACCGTGAAATGCGCGACTTTCTCGCGAAGGCCGTGCCCGTGATGATTCCGTTCTTCGCGCTGGCGCTGGGCGCGGGCCTCGATCTGCACAAGGTCTGGCAAGCCGGGCTGCTCGGCATCGGCCTTGGCATTGCGGTGGTGATCGTGACGGGCATTCCGCTGTACTTCGCCGACCGCCTGACGGGCGGCACGGGTGTGGCGGGCGTGGCGGCAGCCAATACGGCGGGCAACGCGGCGGCCGTCCCGGCGCTCGTCGCGGCGGCGAACCCGGTGTACAACGAAGCGGCGCAGAGCGCGACGCTGCTGGTCGCCGCCTGCGTCGTGGTCACGGCGATCCTGTCGCCGATCCTCACCGCGCAGGTGGCGAAGCGCTATCAGCAGCGCCAGCAAGGCGCGCGCACGAAGAATCGCGAAGGGCTGGCACGATGA
- a CDS encoding DeoR/GlpR family DNA-binding transcription regulator: protein MKKTTDRHQAILELVRTRDANVEQLCAALNVSEATIRRDLTTLAKQKRLVRTYGGATALVGVHEPEASLEERKAAQREQKEAIAQAAALHVRDGDTVLLDGGTTCASLAWHLSTREELHVVTNNLLAVTALANAPGVRLTLIGGELRGSSMSTLGPLAELILSRLTVDCAFLGADGVVAGFGLCEASAQQAYLKECIVSRAAEIIVLADSDKLGRARQQHWTPLQRDWRLITSATADDALLAPFRALDDVTVELA from the coding sequence GTGAAGAAAACGACCGACCGTCATCAGGCGATTCTCGAACTCGTCCGCACGCGCGACGCCAACGTCGAACAGTTGTGCGCGGCGCTGAACGTGTCGGAAGCAACGATCCGGCGTGACCTGACGACGCTGGCAAAACAGAAGCGCCTGGTGCGCACCTATGGCGGCGCGACCGCGCTGGTCGGCGTACATGAACCGGAAGCATCGCTCGAGGAACGCAAGGCCGCGCAGCGCGAACAGAAGGAAGCGATCGCGCAGGCAGCCGCGCTGCATGTGCGCGACGGCGACACGGTATTGCTCGACGGCGGCACGACCTGCGCCAGTCTCGCGTGGCATCTGTCCACCCGTGAAGAACTGCATGTGGTCACCAACAATCTGCTCGCGGTCACGGCGCTCGCCAATGCGCCGGGCGTGCGGCTCACGCTGATCGGCGGCGAGCTGCGCGGCTCCAGCATGAGCACGCTCGGGCCGCTGGCGGAACTCATCCTCAGCCGCTTGACCGTCGATTGCGCGTTTCTCGGCGCCGACGGCGTGGTCGCCGGCTTCGGCCTGTGCGAAGCGTCGGCGCAGCAGGCGTATCTGAAGGAGTGCATCGTGTCGCGTGCAGCGGAAATCATCGTGCTCGCCGATTCCGACAAGCTCGGCCGCGCGCGCCAGCAGCACTGGACGCCGCTGCAACGCGACTGGCGGCTGATTACGTCCGCCACGGCCGACGACGCGCTGCTCGCGCCGTTTCGCGCGCTGGACGACGTGACGGTCGAACTGGCCTGA
- the pdxA gene encoding 4-hydroxythreonine-4-phosphate dehydrogenase PdxA — MSNYLPVIGITMGDAAGVGAEVVVKSLAHASVYAQCRPLVIGDAKRLERANQIVGGTMTIRRIEDASDARYEQGTIDCIDLGLIPDDLPFGQLSAVAGDAAYQYIKRAVELAQAGKIDAICTAPLNKEALHAGGHKYPGHTEMLAHLTGVDEVSMMLVAPQLRVIHVTTHIGIIDAIRKIEPGLVQRTIERGNATLVKAGIEHPRIGVCGINPHAGENGLFGYGEEEEKIIPAVKLLQERGLDVTGPLPADTLFFRAGRGDFDLVVAMYHDQGHGPVKVLGLEAGVNVTVGLEVIRTSVDHGTAFDIAGKGVVDEGSMLEALRQGAELATRR, encoded by the coding sequence ATGAGCAACTACCTTCCCGTAATCGGCATCACGATGGGCGATGCAGCGGGCGTCGGCGCAGAAGTCGTCGTCAAGAGCCTCGCGCACGCGTCGGTCTACGCGCAATGCCGTCCGCTCGTGATCGGCGACGCGAAGCGCCTCGAACGCGCGAACCAGATCGTCGGCGGGACCATGACGATTCGCCGTATCGAGGACGCATCCGATGCACGCTACGAGCAGGGCACGATCGACTGCATTGACCTCGGCCTGATTCCCGACGATCTGCCGTTCGGCCAGCTGTCGGCCGTGGCGGGCGATGCCGCGTATCAGTACATCAAGCGCGCCGTCGAACTCGCGCAGGCGGGCAAGATCGACGCGATCTGCACCGCGCCGCTCAACAAGGAAGCGCTGCACGCAGGCGGGCACAAGTATCCCGGGCACACGGAAATGCTCGCGCATCTGACGGGCGTCGACGAAGTATCGATGATGCTCGTGGCGCCGCAACTGCGCGTGATCCACGTGACGACGCACATCGGCATCATCGACGCGATCCGCAAGATCGAGCCGGGCCTCGTGCAGCGGACCATCGAACGCGGCAACGCGACGCTCGTGAAGGCGGGCATCGAGCATCCGCGCATCGGCGTGTGCGGGATCAATCCGCATGCGGGCGAAAACGGCCTGTTCGGCTACGGCGAAGAAGAAGAGAAGATCATCCCCGCCGTGAAGCTGCTGCAGGAACGCGGTCTGGACGTCACGGGCCCGCTGCCCGCCGACACGCTGTTCTTCCGCGCCGGTCGCGGCGACTTCGATCTGGTGGTCGCGATGTACCACGATCAGGGCCACGGCCCCGTCAAGGTGCTCGGCCTCGAAGCGGGCGTGAACGTGACGGTGGGACTGGAAGTGATCCGCACGTCGGTCGATCACGGTACGGCATTCGATATCGCCGGCAAGGGTGTCGTCGACGAAGGCAGCATGCTCGAAGCGCTGCGCCAGGGCGCGGAACTGGCGACGCGCAGGTGA